The genomic DNA CATCGCTTAATCCGCTAATGCTGCCCTCTACAGCCGGCCAAGGCGCAGCACCAAAGTGAAGGAATAACACATCCCGCTCGTCCGTTAACTCGAATACCAGTTGCAGCCCGTTTTCTTCAATCGTAATGATCTGACTCACCGTAACACTTCCTTTCATTTGTTCTCCGTTCATCTCCTAGATAAAACTTAACTCAGCACCGGGGAGTGCTGAGTTAAGAAAGGGAATATTAGGGTACGCCAAGTTATTCTGCAGATCCAAGTTGGATCCAAGCTTTTTGAATTTCGTCGATGATTTTCTCTTTGGACTGATTTCCGCCAATGTATGCCTGCATTAGTTCACCGAATTTTTGATGGAACGTATCCAGCGAGTAGTTGACGGCCAAGTCTCCAGATGGCTGTACTTGCAGTATTTCATCCATTTGTTTAGGCATATCCAGGTCTGGCAGCGGAGCATCCTTGATTGGAGGGATAACCTTCGCTACGCTGGAGAACCAGTTCTTACCGTAATCGGAAGTATACAGCCAGTTGAAGAATTCAACCGTTTCTTTAACGACTTTAGAATCCTTGTTAATGCGCAGAGCTTGATCAGCACCGGTAATAATTGTAGCTTGCTCCGCTTTATCGCTTACAGGATAACCTGCGATTCCAATTTTGATGTCCGGATTGATTTTCTTGATCGCTTCTTCGTCCCATGCGCCTTTACCTGTCATGAACGCTGCTTTGCCGGAAGCAAAGTCGCTAACTTGGGCGTTGCTGTCGCGCTCAAGCGGCTTGTCCGTTCCATGTTTGATTGTCGTATCGATGAACTCGAAGAAGTTGTCGGCCAGAACCGGATGCTCCGCGAACGTTGTTTTGCCGGCGATGAAGCTGTCGACCAAATCCTTCGCGCTCATGCTGGCATCCTGAGCTGCCGCATCCACGAAATGCTGGAAGATATGCTTCCATACCCACCACTCTTTATAAGCGTTGGCAAAAGGAGTGATGCCTTGCGCTTCCAGCTTGGCAATCGCATCTTGCAATTCCGCTGTAGTTGCAGGCACTTCCGTAATGCCGGCTTGCTCAAGCAGATCCTTGTTGTAGATCAGGGTGAACAGGTTGCCTTTGACCGGAAGGCCCAGCACTCTGCCGTCGGAGGAAGACATGTTCGAACGAACAGCATCCGTCATTGCTGCAGCTAGCGGCTCACCCGTCAAATCTGCACTGTACTCTGCAAAAGTATCGATATCTCCGCCGGCTGTCGTCTGGAATACGTCCGGCGTGCTGCCTGCCGCGATTCTGGACTTAAGAACCGTGTTATAGTCAGCCTGCATGATTTCGAGGTTGATCGTTACGTTAGGCTTCACTTTTTTGTACTCTTCGATATAAGCATTAAATGCATCTGTATATTCTGGAGAAGCCGTAAACATATTAATCGTTACCGGGTTGGAAGAATCGCCATTTCCGCCTTCCCCTGCCGCGCTGTTCGCTCCATTGTTGGCTGCCTTGTCGCCGCCGCAAGCCGATAGAAGCCCCATCAACAGCACCAGACTGAATGACATGGCCAAAAATTTCTTCTTCATAAGTTTTTTGCCCCCACTTTCATTGGTTAGTATGTCTATGAGACTATTCTAATGAAATGGGCTCTTGATGAAAATGTAGATAAGTGGCAACTTGAGGGTAAAAAAGTGTAGTCCTCCCCCTGTTCACTTTTTCCCCCCTTCCTGCCTGGTCCGGTATTCAGAAGGCGACACGCCGTAGTAGTTGCGAAATGCCTTACTGAAATAATTCTTGTCCTTATAACCCAGCATCTCCGAAATCTCCTGGATTTTCAGGGAAGGATCGTCCAGAAGCACACAGGCCTTCTCCATTCTTACCTTCTGCATATACTCATGAATTCCGAACCCGAACTGCTGCTTGAAGAGCTTCATTAAGTACTCCCGGCTCAGGAAATATTTCTCGGTAAACATGGAAATTTTAATATCCTCGAAATAATGCTGG from Paenibacillus woosongensis includes the following:
- a CDS encoding ABC transporter substrate-binding protein — translated: MKKKFLAMSFSLVLLMGLLSACGGDKAANNGANSAAGEGGNGDSSNPVTINMFTASPEYTDAFNAYIEEYKKVKPNVTINLEIMQADYNTVLKSRIAAGSTPDVFQTTAGGDIDTFAEYSADLTGEPLAAAMTDAVRSNMSSSDGRVLGLPVKGNLFTLIYNKDLLEQAGITEVPATTAELQDAIAKLEAQGITPFANAYKEWWVWKHIFQHFVDAAAQDASMSAKDLVDSFIAGKTTFAEHPVLADNFFEFIDTTIKHGTDKPLERDSNAQVSDFASGKAAFMTGKGAWDEEAIKKINPDIKIGIAGYPVSDKAEQATIITGADQALRINKDSKVVKETVEFFNWLYTSDYGKNWFSSVAKVIPPIKDAPLPDLDMPKQMDEILQVQPSGDLAVNYSLDTFHQKFGELMQAYIGGNQSKEKIIDEIQKAWIQLGSAE